A stretch of the uncultured Desulfobacter sp. genome encodes the following:
- a CDS encoding sulfite exporter TauE/SafE family protein has protein sequence MKRTCSYLAVIMLGLFLSAQMCLAENSARVSAPSYKAGDVVQIKGQIEPGEDLYLTLSQADMFAPQDTDGVHETKKFKSITAKGDFDMDTQIPPMYYLVTNVPEKYGKVEKKKFGGPSVILGKGNGIYSTTMFYLKKNFDDVDPTARAMMGPIASAKQWNFLRWANENDFGINTIVKEGNRRGKVVIFSKTVVTDESSGNYWDKGTKINLDKTTGQFTVSFKSFRHTPPNTQFNVFVNGAKTTSYTIEKNGFWLSKGYRYMNPIWILIGAILVGTYFSMIGAAGGLLMAAFQALVVNTMGPVGINAANVLKPSNMALTLFSPLGSFWRYAVVEKRVAWPVGLSFGVGIFVGSIWLGKYVSAVLPMKAYKEWLAVLVVLMGIKTLMEMTPKAMRKRKNIKAMTQKFNAEIAKAKAEGRAAEMGSIEPIKTGLTDYRFKFWGEEFRINPLLFGIIGVLIGIVSRSFGVGGGFLLVPAMTSIGALPMYVAVPISLIGTCFSSIGSFIGYLITGYLPDMTLAISIIIGGFAGGMLGSRAQKMFSEMTLKVVLACTLFFLFFRFFKIEIWI, from the coding sequence ATGAAAAGAACCTGTTCATATCTGGCTGTCATAATGCTGGGTCTATTTTTGTCGGCCCAGATGTGTCTGGCCGAAAACAGTGCACGTGTATCGGCCCCATCATACAAGGCCGGTGATGTGGTTCAGATCAAAGGGCAAATCGAGCCCGGTGAGGATCTTTACCTGACCCTGTCCCAGGCAGATATGTTTGCCCCCCAGGACACTGACGGTGTCCATGAGACCAAAAAGTTCAAAAGCATCACAGCCAAGGGGGATTTTGACATGGATACCCAGATCCCTCCCATGTACTATCTGGTGACCAACGTACCGGAAAAATACGGAAAGGTGGAAAAAAAGAAATTCGGTGGTCCCTCGGTGATTCTCGGCAAGGGAAATGGTATCTACTCCACCACCATGTTCTATCTGAAAAAGAATTTCGACGATGTTGATCCGACTGCCCGGGCCATGATGGGCCCCATTGCTTCCGCCAAACAATGGAATTTCCTGCGCTGGGCCAATGAGAACGATTTCGGCATCAATACCATTGTCAAAGAGGGTAACCGCAGAGGCAAGGTGGTAATCTTTTCCAAAACCGTGGTAACGGATGAATCCAGTGGAAACTACTGGGACAAAGGAACAAAAATCAATCTGGATAAGACCACGGGGCAGTTCACCGTCAGCTTTAAATCCTTCAGACACACCCCGCCCAACACCCAGTTTAACGTCTTTGTCAACGGTGCCAAAACAACGTCCTACACCATTGAAAAAAACGGGTTCTGGCTCTCCAAAGGCTATCGATACATGAACCCCATCTGGATACTTATCGGCGCTATCCTTGTGGGCACCTACTTCTCCATGATCGGTGCAGCCGGCGGCCTGCTCATGGCAGCCTTCCAGGCGTTGGTGGTCAACACCATGGGGCCTGTGGGCATCAACGCGGCCAACGTACTCAAACCATCCAACATGGCCCTGACACTGTTCTCTCCTTTGGGCTCCTTCTGGCGATATGCCGTGGTCGAAAAACGTGTGGCCTGGCCCGTGGGTCTCTCGTTCGGTGTAGGTATCTTCGTCGGTTCTATCTGGCTGGGTAAATACGTTTCAGCCGTTCTGCCCATGAAAGCCTACAAAGAGTGGTTGGCCGTTCTAGTGGTGCTCATGGGAATCAAGACTCTCATGGAGATGACACCCAAAGCCATGAGGAAACGTAAAAACATCAAGGCGATGACCCAGAAATTCAATGCGGAAATCGCCAAGGCCAAAGCTGAGGGTCGTGCCGCTGAAATGGGTTCCATCGAACCTATAAAAACCGGGTTGACCGACTATCGTTTTAAATTCTGGGGTGAAGAGTTCAGGATCAATCCGCTGCTCTTTGGAATCATCGGTGTGCTTATCGGCATCGTCTCCCGTTCTTTTGGCGTGGGCGGCGGCTTTCTGCTGGTACCTGCCATGACATCCATCGGGGCCCTGCCCATGTATGTAGCGGTGCCCATCTCCTTGATCGGTACTTGTTTTTCAAGTATCGGTTCTTTTATCGGATACCTGATTACCGGATATCTGCCGGATATGACCCTGGCCATTTCCATTATTATCGGCGGGTTTGCCGGCGGCATGCTCGGGTCCAGGGCCCAGAAAATGTTCTCTGAGATGACCCTGAAGGTCGTGCTGGCCTGCACCCTGTTCTTCCTGTTTTTCAGATTTTTTAAGATTGAAATCTGGATTTAG
- a CDS encoding DUF169 domain-containing protein, whose product MTTNEFSSLDFDQCLDDVSLAKSILASAEKNNGKISDAGIVFALRNILKMKYYPVAVKYFFKEDELEDFKKNVDYKVSGPAVTFCAYVAASRQRGDILLGNAKKVGCGNAKFVMKWKEMDEDEIKSHLKYTKDRAQAERFVKTKKRLPEAPLAFATAPLHKAPFKPDLIHGMCDPLQSYHLANDWDAAFDSHPFEMIMTMNSSICHGCVQCFVMNKFNVTQMCSSSYTAGKTEQGEVNWIMPYDQMEPTVHWMLERTVRDGGVSFPRTGETYPGFDICKLCPLLNFRAPKDKEK is encoded by the coding sequence ATGACAACAAATGAATTTTCTTCACTAGACTTTGATCAATGTCTTGACGACGTATCCCTGGCAAAATCCATACTGGCCAGCGCTGAAAAAAACAACGGTAAAATCAGTGATGCCGGAATCGTATTTGCCTTGAGAAATATCCTCAAGATGAAATACTATCCGGTTGCTGTAAAATATTTTTTCAAAGAGGATGAACTGGAAGATTTTAAAAAGAATGTCGACTACAAAGTCTCCGGCCCGGCCGTTACATTTTGCGCCTATGTGGCCGCAAGCCGTCAAAGAGGCGATATCCTGCTGGGCAATGCAAAAAAAGTGGGATGCGGCAACGCGAAGTTTGTAATGAAGTGGAAAGAGATGGATGAAGATGAAATCAAAAGTCATCTGAAGTATACCAAGGACCGGGCCCAGGCTGAACGATTCGTTAAAACTAAAAAACGGCTGCCTGAAGCGCCCCTGGCCTTTGCAACCGCTCCCCTTCACAAAGCCCCTTTTAAACCGGACCTGATTCACGGCATGTGCGACCCCCTTCAGTCATACCACCTGGCCAACGACTGGGATGCTGCCTTTGACAGCCATCCTTTTGAAATGATCATGACCATGAATTCTTCCATCTGCCATGGTTGTGTTCAATGTTTTGTCATGAACAAATTCAATGTCACCCAGATGTGTAGCAGCAGCTATACGGCCGGCAAAACGGAACAGGGAGAGGTAAACTGGATCATGCCCTATGACCAGATGGAACCTACTGTTCACTGGATGCTGGAACGTACGGTTCGTGACGGCGGCGTCTCCTTCCCCCGGACAGGTGAAACCTATCCCGGATTTGATATCTGTAAACTCTGTCCGCTCCTGAATTTCAGGGCACCCAAAGACAAAGAGAAATAA
- a CDS encoding PEP/pyruvate-binding domain-containing protein, with amino-acid sequence MLIKNLFRHWTYQVFAPGTVVREKYEAFKRLLGHDRVVHELLAVLEDLYYNQRRVDLEFVVRTYEAFSAAVADMIQELLAMCPNGYWSLKDYHKKFDFYVRFMLAPPKFDFSPPFILPLDQDLCLDEETAGGKAAVLSRLKQELHLPIPQGFVITTRAFHYFMEANDLYPYVRQQLAGLDIDDPASLTDTAQNLENAVLAAPLPEEVVREIEQGLTRFERMDAGAERGCVPFKLAMRSSAVMEDGDVSFAGQYLSLMNVDADDVGQSYKRVIAGKYSPAALAYRIRSGIPDHNTPMAVLVLEMIEARSAGVIYTRDVNGRDPGCLKIYSAWGLGGSVVDGRVTPDMIRVDQNGGITSIRTGAKNRTLVPDAEQGICMADTIHKKRQALSIGTAEIVTLNKWARKVERYFKTPQDMEWCLSPKRELYLLQARPLNAREPAKKNQPAFSPDLSPICRGGQVICPGKAAGPLFKLNRLEQLKDIPEHAVVAAAFGLPQYAAAIHRMAGIILQTGSTAGHFASIAREFGLPAIICSQGFDALESGNMVTLDADAGRVYPGQITSLLSPLPGPSDPDGFSKSILMEKLEFIIRFCADLKLTDPDSKDFTPDGCRSMHDIIRFVHETAVKEMFFLGQRKGSRKKGARQLISGLPMLFYVLDVGSGAEAGLCAEPATKSMLDLADLVCIPLNALFKGLAHPDICWDEATHFDWESYDKIVMAGGIISPDSPQFGSYAVVSRNYMNLNLRFGYHFVILDCICTQSKEENYILFRFSGGGGNSGGRWRRAAFIAGVLEKIGFVTQITADLIDGRIIEVDEIRLKEVMELTGRLLGATKLMDMYLKEEADVEEYVTAFMNGQYDFRSFIGE; translated from the coding sequence ATGCTTATAAAAAATTTATTTAGACACTGGACCTATCAGGTCTTTGCCCCGGGCACAGTGGTCAGAGAAAAGTATGAGGCCTTTAAACGCCTGCTGGGACACGACAGGGTCGTTCATGAGCTTTTGGCGGTTCTTGAGGATCTGTACTACAATCAGCGACGGGTAGACCTGGAATTTGTGGTAAGAACCTATGAGGCATTTTCAGCAGCTGTGGCCGACATGATTCAGGAACTGCTGGCCATGTGTCCCAATGGATACTGGAGTTTGAAAGACTATCACAAAAAGTTTGATTTTTATGTTCGGTTTATGTTGGCTCCGCCCAAGTTTGACTTTTCGCCACCCTTTATCCTGCCCCTGGACCAGGACCTCTGCCTGGACGAGGAGACCGCCGGAGGAAAAGCTGCAGTGCTGTCCCGGCTGAAACAAGAACTCCACCTCCCTATTCCCCAAGGGTTTGTTATCACCACCCGGGCATTCCATTATTTCATGGAGGCCAACGACCTCTATCCCTATGTCCGGCAGCAGTTGGCCGGGCTTGATATTGATGATCCTGCCAGTCTGACAGACACTGCCCAAAACCTTGAAAATGCCGTACTTGCGGCACCCCTGCCCGAAGAGGTGGTTAGAGAAATTGAACAAGGCCTGACCCGGTTTGAACGAATGGATGCAGGGGCTGAAAGGGGATGTGTTCCTTTCAAGCTTGCCATGCGCAGCAGCGCTGTCATGGAGGATGGTGATGTCAGTTTTGCCGGTCAATATCTAAGCTTGATGAATGTGGACGCGGATGATGTGGGGCAGTCATACAAGCGGGTCATTGCGGGTAAATACAGCCCGGCAGCCCTGGCTTACCGGATTCGCTCCGGAATTCCTGACCATAACACGCCCATGGCGGTACTGGTTCTTGAGATGATTGAGGCCCGTTCCGCCGGGGTCATCTATACCCGGGATGTCAATGGCCGGGATCCGGGATGCCTGAAAATTTATTCTGCCTGGGGACTTGGCGGGTCGGTGGTGGACGGCCGGGTGACCCCTGACATGATCCGGGTGGATCAAAACGGTGGTATTACCAGTATCAGGACCGGCGCCAAGAACAGGACCCTGGTCCCCGATGCTGAACAGGGCATCTGTATGGCAGATACAATCCATAAAAAGCGCCAGGCCCTGTCCATCGGAACGGCGGAGATCGTCACACTGAATAAATGGGCAAGAAAGGTTGAACGCTATTTTAAAACGCCCCAGGATATGGAGTGGTGTCTCAGTCCGAAAAGAGAATTGTATCTTCTTCAAGCCCGTCCTTTGAACGCCCGGGAGCCGGCGAAAAAAAATCAGCCCGCCTTTTCCCCGGATCTATCACCGATCTGCCGGGGAGGACAGGTTATATGTCCCGGAAAGGCTGCGGGGCCTTTGTTCAAACTAAATCGCCTGGAACAGTTAAAAGATATCCCGGAACATGCCGTTGTGGCGGCTGCCTTTGGCCTGCCCCAATATGCGGCGGCCATTCACAGGATGGCGGGTATTATCCTTCAGACCGGGAGCACGGCAGGGCACTTTGCTTCCATTGCCCGAGAGTTCGGCCTGCCGGCCATAATTTGCAGCCAGGGGTTCGATGCCCTTGAATCCGGCAATATGGTAACCCTGGATGCGGATGCCGGCAGGGTTTACCCGGGACAGATCACGTCTCTGCTTTCTCCTTTACCCGGCCCGTCTGACCCGGATGGGTTTTCCAAAAGTATTCTCATGGAAAAGCTTGAGTTTATTATCCGTTTCTGTGCCGACTTGAAGCTCACCGATCCGGATTCCAAGGACTTCACCCCGGATGGTTGCCGTTCCATGCACGATATCATTCGGTTTGTCCATGAAACCGCAGTCAAGGAGATGTTTTTTTTAGGGCAGAGAAAGGGGAGTCGGAAAAAAGGGGCCAGGCAGCTGATTTCGGGTCTTCCCATGTTGTTTTACGTTTTGGACGTCGGGTCGGGGGCGGAAGCAGGGCTTTGCGCTGAGCCTGCGACAAAGTCTATGCTGGACCTGGCGGATTTGGTCTGTATCCCCTTGAATGCTTTGTTCAAGGGGTTGGCACATCCCGATATCTGCTGGGACGAAGCCACCCATTTTGATTGGGAATCCTATGATAAAATCGTCATGGCCGGAGGCATCATTTCCCCGGATTCTCCACAGTTCGGCAGTTATGCTGTGGTGTCCAGGAATTATATGAATCTTAACTTGAGGTTTGGGTATCATTTTGTGATACTTGACTGTATTTGCACCCAATCCAAAGAGGAAAATTATATTTTGTTCCGGTTCTCCGGGGGCGGTGGTAATTCCGGGGGCAGATGGCGCAGGGCCGCTTTTATCGCAGGGGTGCTGGAAAAAATAGGATTTGTAACCCAGATCACCGCTGACCTGATTGACGGCCGGATTATAGAGGTGGATGAAATCCGGCTTAAAGAGGTTATGGAGCTGACCGGGCGGCTGCTCGGGGCTACCAAGTTGATGGATATGTATCTTAAAGAAGAGGCAGATGTGGAAGAATATGTAACCGCCTTCATGAACGGCCAATATGACTTCAGGTCTTTCATAGGAGAATAG
- a CDS encoding dual specificity protein phosphatase family protein, translated as MSYHLTWITQSLAVGRAPMSYAELDIIRENGIHAIVNLCAEFSDLHEIEEKAGFDVFHLPIWDEDVPEMAQMEDALAWMDEAIYLGKKVLVHCRHGIGRTGTFVTAYMIRKGLGLKAASKKLKRTQANPSTYSQWKLVKKYNKKSGMLKIRKPSLELKNKVDLGRFFSDYEALVDRIDQEAAGGRAKDDEILCGTGAHPCCKLPFTMPFIEVVYIHTRMGWQMKSDQRTAAVQQAMDALQAKDSACPFNCGDGCRIFDFRPVRCRTFMIDGFDQDNVLISNQLQELSGTVFLALSGTFLENGQFSFTMAETVSGKFVQAYFNFMAFNK; from the coding sequence ATGAGCTACCATCTGACATGGATTACCCAGAGCCTGGCCGTGGGCCGTGCCCCTATGTCCTATGCTGAGCTGGATATCATCCGAGAGAACGGTATCCACGCCATTGTCAACCTCTGCGCCGAATTCAGCGATCTCCATGAGATTGAGGAAAAGGCAGGATTCGATGTCTTTCACCTGCCCATCTGGGATGAGGATGTACCTGAGATGGCCCAAATGGAAGACGCCCTGGCTTGGATGGACGAGGCCATATACCTGGGGAAAAAGGTGCTGGTCCACTGCCGTCACGGTATCGGCAGGACCGGTACATTTGTTACCGCCTATATGATCCGTAAAGGCTTGGGATTAAAAGCTGCCTCAAAAAAGCTCAAGCGGACCCAGGCCAACCCCTCCACTTACAGCCAGTGGAAACTGGTAAAAAAGTACAACAAAAAATCGGGCATGCTCAAGATAAGAAAGCCCTCACTGGAATTGAAAAACAAGGTGGATCTAGGCCGGTTTTTTTCAGACTATGAAGCGTTGGTGGACAGGATTGACCAAGAGGCGGCAGGGGGGCGGGCCAAAGATGATGAGATCCTTTGCGGCACCGGCGCTCATCCCTGCTGTAAGCTGCCCTTTACCATGCCTTTTATCGAGGTGGTCTACATCCACACCCGTATGGGCTGGCAAATGAAATCGGACCAGCGGACCGCTGCGGTTCAACAGGCCATGGATGCATTGCAGGCAAAGGATAGTGCCTGTCCCTTTAACTGCGGGGATGGGTGCCGAATTTTTGACTTCAGGCCGGTCAGGTGCCGGACCTTCATGATTGATGGGTTTGATCAGGACAATGTCCTAATCTCAAATCAGCTCCAGGAATTGTCCGGAACGGTGTTCCTGGCCCTGTCCGGAACATTCCTGGAAAACGGGCAGTTTTCATTTACTATGGCAGAAACAGTCTCCGGTAAATTTGTCCAAGCCTATTTTAACTTTATGGCTTTTAATAAATAG
- a CDS encoding choice-of-anchor Q domain-containing protein: MKNKKEKLLLLTGIVFVCLCLATSAYATKWYVDSSVTSSGTGESWSQALKTIQEAIAKADSRWMICYAPFDSIYVKSGTYNLSSTVIINKVVSIYGGFPRTAAPAFADRDPEAYPTIIDGNNTYQCIKATASYFVLDGFTIREGYASYASSDDSSGGGLYADKTPNYCSFNESYMSPIIRNCKFTGNTATNVGGAIYDGGADLRITNCRFSNNSAKSGAGIYAVYSSPVIKASKFIGNEAMVYGGALCGRWCNQTTEAIAYMINCVFHDNSAQIGGAVYSYIFYPRIWNCTFYQNSATSDGGGFHSYDAYSNPADIKNCIFWGNTPNQLRYNVSSSTYLDVDWSDIQGGWTPVEHNINIDPGFAGASDFHLTEGSPCIDAGRSFSTYSEDIEGVLRPQDGDFDGLAEWDMGAYEFEGYSPDSDDDGDKDGKDLYDLINNFSLAKLIIFCEQFGSID; encoded by the coding sequence ATGAAAAACAAAAAAGAAAAATTATTGCTGCTGACCGGTATTGTATTTGTGTGTTTATGTCTGGCAACATCGGCATATGCAACAAAATGGTATGTAGATTCGTCGGTGACTTCAAGTGGTACGGGAGAAAGTTGGTCCCAGGCGTTGAAAACCATCCAGGAAGCGATTGCAAAGGCTGATTCCCGGTGGATGATCTGTTATGCGCCTTTTGACAGTATTTATGTCAAATCCGGTACTTACAATCTTTCCAGTACAGTGATCATTAACAAAGTGGTCAGCATTTATGGCGGATTTCCCCGGACAGCCGCGCCTGCATTTGCTGACAGAGACCCTGAGGCCTATCCAACCATTATTGACGGGAACAATACATATCAATGCATCAAGGCAACGGCCTCGTATTTTGTCCTTGACGGATTTACCATCCGGGAGGGGTATGCATCATATGCATCCTCCGATGACTCATCTGGTGGTGGACTGTATGCCGATAAAACACCTAACTACTGTTCTTTTAATGAATCTTACATGTCACCTATTATCAGAAATTGTAAATTTACCGGCAACACTGCAACCAATGTCGGAGGTGCCATATATGATGGCGGTGCTGATTTAAGAATTACAAATTGCCGATTTTCAAATAATAGCGCCAAGAGTGGGGCCGGTATCTATGCCGTCTATAGTTCTCCAGTAATAAAGGCATCTAAATTTATCGGAAATGAGGCCATGGTTTATGGCGGCGCCCTATGCGGACGTTGGTGTAATCAGACAACTGAGGCCATTGCATACATGATTAATTGCGTTTTCCATGACAATTCAGCCCAGATCGGGGGAGCGGTCTACAGCTACATATTTTATCCCAGAATCTGGAACTGCACCTTTTATCAAAATTCAGCGACCAGTGACGGCGGTGGATTCCATTCATATGACGCGTATTCAAACCCGGCTGATATAAAAAATTGTATCTTCTGGGGGAATACACCAAATCAGCTCCGGTACAATGTGTCCAGTAGTACGTATCTGGATGTGGATTGGAGCGATATTCAGGGTGGATGGACCCCTGTGGAACATAATATCAATATAGACCCGGGTTTTGCTGGTGCGTCTGATTTTCATTTGACGGAAGGTTCTCCCTGTATTGATGCCGGAAGAAGTTTTTCCACCTACTCAGAGGACATTGAGGGTGTTTTAAGGCCCCAGGATGGTGATTTTGATGGGCTTGCCGAATGGGATATGGGTGCTTATGAATTTGAAGGCTATTCTCCTGATTCAGATGATGACGGAGATAAAGACGGGAAGGATCTCTATGATTTGATCAATAATTTTAGTCTGGCCAAGCTGATCATTTTTTGTGAACAATTTGGCAGCATAGACTGA
- a CDS encoding Na/Pi cotransporter family protein yields MLKRFLILPIILFVGYGVLQSGDFATIASGIAIFIVGMFFMEDGFKCFTGGILSKILSKTTNTIPKAIFSGFLATAIVQSSSLISVIAISFLSAELISLGPAVGIIFGANIGTTATAWIVAVFGMKIKISAFALPMIVFGVLFTFFNNRSYKGIGNILLGLGFIFLGISYMKEGFETLKSGIELSQYGMEGFLGILTYIFVGAVATIIIQSSSATMALIITAVATGQIDYVSSISLAIGANLGTTVTAALGAVTSNANGKRLAVAHLIFNVMTALIAVVFMKYLMQMVDLISGYVGIKDQDIAMKLSLFHTIFNSLGVLVLTPVVHQLVKFLEKLFVVHDDRRWRPRYLDEEVIKTPGPAIAALYKEAGHMFDGTSQIIIQALRLHRHEVFSDCDMDDALRTVKETDIDIDDLYEKRIKFLYSDILKYSILAEKNMNKEQRHKVYKIKLASRDMVEAIKDIRELQKNIAGYMARDNENIKNEYNFLRKDIAQLLRIIACLRENPGELERVTDLETAKEQNKGLDIVAAKRLSVLLREGKITESMASSLLNDGTYTSQIAEKLIKSADILWGNSTENDVDSLRDSLSRNKPHH; encoded by the coding sequence ATGTTAAAACGATTTCTTATTTTACCGATCATATTGTTTGTTGGCTATGGCGTCTTGCAAAGTGGTGATTTTGCGACCATCGCTTCAGGCATTGCCATTTTTATTGTCGGTATGTTTTTTATGGAGGATGGTTTCAAGTGCTTTACCGGGGGCATTCTTTCAAAGATACTGAGTAAGACTACCAATACGATCCCGAAAGCGATTTTCAGCGGGTTTCTTGCCACCGCAATCGTCCAAAGTTCATCTCTTATTTCCGTTATTGCAATATCCTTTTTGTCTGCGGAGCTTATATCGTTGGGTCCGGCTGTCGGCATTATATTTGGCGCAAATATCGGAACCACTGCAACGGCATGGATTGTTGCGGTTTTTGGTATGAAAATTAAAATTTCAGCTTTCGCCCTGCCAATGATTGTCTTTGGTGTTCTGTTCACTTTTTTTAACAACAGAAGCTATAAGGGGATCGGCAATATTTTGCTTGGTCTTGGATTTATTTTCCTGGGTATCTCCTATATGAAAGAGGGGTTTGAAACCCTGAAAAGCGGTATTGAGCTCTCGCAATATGGTATGGAAGGCTTTTTAGGGATCTTGACATATATTTTTGTGGGAGCAGTGGCGACAATTATTATTCAGTCGAGCAGTGCAACCATGGCTCTGATTATTACAGCTGTGGCGACCGGCCAGATTGACTATGTAAGTTCAATTTCCCTTGCCATTGGCGCAAATCTTGGAACCACTGTGACGGCTGCCTTGGGGGCTGTGACCTCAAATGCAAACGGCAAGCGTTTGGCCGTTGCTCATCTCATATTTAATGTAATGACGGCACTCATTGCCGTGGTTTTTATGAAATATTTGATGCAAATGGTTGATTTGATCAGTGGATATGTCGGTATAAAAGATCAGGATATTGCTATGAAATTGTCATTATTTCATACCATTTTTAACAGTCTGGGTGTCCTTGTATTAACGCCGGTTGTGCACCAACTGGTTAAATTCCTGGAAAAATTGTTTGTTGTGCACGATGACAGGCGCTGGAGACCACGATATCTTGATGAGGAAGTGATTAAAACGCCGGGACCCGCCATTGCCGCACTCTATAAAGAGGCAGGGCATATGTTTGATGGAACATCTCAGATCATCATTCAAGCCTTGCGGCTGCATCGTCATGAGGTGTTTTCTGATTGTGATATGGATGACGCCCTGAGAACAGTCAAAGAGACGGATATCGACATTGATGATCTTTATGAGAAAAGAATTAAGTTTCTTTATAGCGATATTTTGAAGTATTCCATATTGGCTGAGAAAAATATGAATAAGGAGCAGCGCCACAAGGTCTACAAAATCAAACTTGCCAGCAGGGATATGGTCGAGGCCATTAAAGATATCAGGGAGTTACAAAAAAATATTGCAGGTTATATGGCAAGAGACAATGAAAATATCAAAAACGAATACAACTTTCTGCGCAAGGATATCGCGCAACTGCTGCGTATTATTGCCTGTTTGAGAGAAAATCCGGGAGAACTGGAGAGAGTGACCGATCTGGAAACGGCTAAAGAACAAAATAAAGGCCTGGATATTGTTGCGGCAAAACGGTTGAGTGTACTGCTAAGAGAGGGGAAAATTACCGAGTCCATGGCTTCTTCACTGCTTAATGATGGTACATATACAAGCCAAATTGCAGAGAAGTTAATAAAAAGTGCTGACATTCTCTGGGGTAATTCGACAGAAAATGATGTAGACAGCCTTAGAGATTCACTTTCGCGCAACAAGCCTCATCATTGA
- a CDS encoding IucA/IucC family protein, which translates to MEFLVPKFQYLERYRNKGTRTYSSHSEYTDAMVQYRPDSTQETFSLCAYELPLAQLKIYTANPPDEIKRKYFQSDRGLFCIHPQILEMTPDDPYVRYIASSHLGRKKISVMPSSSTRTLFVEYEKPPHALKVHFPFKVSRYTRKMRDEVIEQAINVSFEMERGIHQMDKRFAFFREVIGVVHKNLDPGAGRCENWGYLVREMTPFPYIDAHSPCILVPGFALYGEDFFKANAPLLLFQLMGKQDPVQFVLNNIMLPIIRHWVDCFLNFGFILEPHGQNIVFELDEALTIRRIVHRDLSIGIDMRRRRDLQLSSINLNNYNRMENFEFHSITYDRFMGGHFFDRIVLACQAHYPNLKKEAFTEPCKDEFVKIFPDYDKYMPDSVWYFSDERDEFNKPLYQNTKQKPEWRP; encoded by the coding sequence ATGGAATTTTTAGTCCCTAAATTTCAATATCTTGAACGATATCGAAATAAAGGAACCCGAACCTACAGCAGCCATTCGGAATATACCGATGCTATGGTTCAATATCGCCCGGATAGTACCCAAGAGACGTTTTCTTTATGTGCCTATGAGTTGCCTTTGGCGCAACTGAAAATCTATACCGCGAATCCGCCTGATGAGATAAAGCGAAAGTATTTCCAGAGTGACAGAGGGCTTTTTTGCATTCATCCGCAAATTTTAGAGATGACACCGGATGATCCCTATGTGAGATATATTGCATCAAGTCACTTGGGAAGAAAAAAAATAAGTGTAATGCCCAGTTCGTCTACCCGGACACTGTTCGTAGAATACGAGAAACCGCCACATGCACTTAAGGTTCACTTTCCCTTTAAAGTTTCCAGATATACGCGAAAAATGAGAGATGAGGTGATCGAACAGGCTATAAATGTTTCGTTTGAAATGGAGAGAGGAATCCATCAGATGGACAAGCGATTCGCTTTTTTCAGAGAGGTGATCGGCGTGGTACATAAAAATCTTGATCCAGGGGCGGGCCGGTGCGAGAATTGGGGATATCTTGTTCGAGAGATGACGCCGTTTCCCTATATTGATGCACATTCGCCATGCATACTAGTTCCAGGGTTTGCTCTTTATGGAGAGGATTTTTTCAAAGCGAATGCCCCATTGCTTCTTTTTCAGCTCATGGGGAAACAGGACCCGGTGCAGTTTGTTTTAAATAACATAATGCTGCCCATTATCCGCCATTGGGTTGATTGTTTTCTTAACTTCGGGTTCATCTTGGAACCTCATGGTCAGAACATTGTTTTCGAACTGGATGAAGCGTTGACGATTCGCCGTATTGTCCACAGAGATTTGAGTATCGGAATTGATATGCGCAGAAGAAGAGATCTTCAACTTTCAAGCATAAATCTCAATAACTATAACCGGATGGAAAATTTTGAGTTTCACAGCATTACTTATGACCGATTCATGGGCGGCCATTTTTTTGACCGGATCGTGCTGGCTTGTCAAGCACACTATCCCAATCTTAAGAAAGAGGCGTTTACTGAACCGTGTAAGGATGAGTTTGTAAAAATTTTTCCTGATTACGACAAATATATGCCGGACAGCGTTTGGTATTTCAGCGACGAGAGGGATGAGTTCAACAAACCCCTGTATCAGAATACAAAACAAAAACCTGAGTGGCGTCCGTGA
- a CDS encoding transposase has product MFSQFIRNIKAVLTTNTNLSPEQVPLKYKELWRVERVFRDVKSLLNTRPVYTRKMRILPVMYFAVFLLFCLQSKL; this is encoded by the coding sequence GTGTTCAGTCAGTTTATCCGGAATATCAAAGCGGTTCTGACGACAAATACCAATTTGTCCCCTGAACAGGTTCCCCTCAAATATAAAGAGCTCTGGAGAGTGGAAAGAGTGTTCCGGGATGTTAAATCCCTTCTGAACACCAGGCCGGTGTACACCAGAAAGATGAGAATATTGCCGGTCATGTATTTTGCAGTTTTCTTGCTCTTCTGCCTACAATCAAAGCTTTGA